A region from the Lolium perenne isolate Kyuss_39 chromosome 4, Kyuss_2.0, whole genome shotgun sequence genome encodes:
- the LOC127346787 gene encoding uncharacterized protein, with product MSSPAATPALPLLPVAPLDGESGYLRWKESVLLRLHTLGLAHVLSEEEEEPERPAGEKQWRAHDDALCRGHILATLSDRLLPAYAHHDTAVAVWRAVGLTYDLDMDTVVSVNKADEFRYNEGKPLLEQLALLEVLATVGNTLGCMGLYIIDEARGFPSELARKVRKHGPNLCMDEIWKIARKVVVGDKLREIDQEAKRKADDSRPLKRGRHGK from the coding sequence ATGTCGTCGCCGGCCGCCACTCCCGCGCTGCCTCTGCTCCCCGTCGCGCCGCTAGACGGAGAGAGCGGCTACCTCCGCTGGAAGGAGTCGGTGCTGCTCCGCCTCCACACCCTCGGCCTGGCGCACGTGctgtccgaggaggaggaggagccggagcGTCCCGCCGGCGAGAAGCAGTGGCGGGCGCACGACGACGCGCTGTGCCGCGGCCACATCCTCGCCACGCTCTCCGACCGCCTCCTCCCGGCGTACGCTCACCACGACACCGCCGTTGCCGTCTGGCGCGCCGTGGGTCTCACCTACGATCTGGACATGGATACGGTCGTGTCCGTCAACAAGGCCGACGAGTTCCGGTACAACGAGGGCAAGCCCCTCCTGGAACAGCTCGCGCTCCTGGAGGTCTTGGCCACCGTCGGAAATACCTTAGGCTGTATGGGTCTCTACATTATTGATGAGGCGCGTGGGTTCCCGTCGGAGCTGGCACGGAAGGTCCGCAAGCACGGCCCCAACCTGTGTATGGACGAAATCTGGAAGATCGCTCggaaggtggtggtgggggacaaGTTGCGAGAAATTGATCAGGAGGCTAAGCGCAAGGCAGATGATTCTCGTCCCCTGAAACGAGGGAGGCACGGGAAGTAA